One stretch of Rosistilla oblonga DNA includes these proteins:
- a CDS encoding DUF2271 domain-containing protein yields the protein MFRIPLTLIAAIFLSASLSADEHRFQHENVLGTLLTLDVHVASPQLARTIESESLTEIGRLDAIFSSYRDDSELSRWLKQPVGVDAALSVELIAVLQRAERIRRESHGAFDIRAAAIAELWKSEANAVRSPSDALRNQMVQSLAEPAVSFSNERVRRLTDHRINLDSLAKGYILDRVCEVVSKHLSPGDRFSINVGGDLRTIGAGATKIVITDPRRPSENAKPLVEFTAHGEVAVATSGTYRRSLQISERKVPHLFDPRSALPVGHAISASVIAADAITADALATTISVFPTHEALQWIDGKPGCECLIVDGEGKVHRSANWPTADPSPASRLIAAADAKQAGIHVWFKLERPSGSSYRRPYLAVWLEDSDGFPVKTAVLWLQTEQPGPRWHRDLTRWYRNDRMRKIIEKTDLIEAISGATRGPGEYEAHFDGTDNSGEPLPTGRYTLCLEAARENGTYKIIRQRIDWGTDTVEKTQLKGNIEIPQAAYQIVPAVQ from the coding sequence ATGTTTCGCATCCCACTGACCCTCATCGCGGCGATCTTCCTTTCCGCCTCCCTCTCGGCGGACGAACATCGCTTCCAGCACGAAAACGTTTTGGGGACTTTGCTCACCCTCGACGTCCACGTCGCGTCGCCACAGTTGGCGCGTACGATCGAATCCGAATCATTGACCGAGATCGGCCGCTTGGACGCGATCTTCAGCAGCTATCGCGACGATAGCGAACTGAGCCGATGGCTGAAGCAGCCCGTTGGCGTCGATGCGGCTCTATCGGTCGAGTTGATCGCGGTGCTGCAACGGGCCGAACGCATCCGGCGGGAGAGCCACGGCGCGTTTGATATCCGCGCCGCCGCGATCGCTGAACTCTGGAAAAGCGAAGCGAACGCTGTTCGTAGTCCATCGGATGCGTTAAGGAATCAGATGGTTCAGTCGCTTGCCGAGCCAGCTGTTTCGTTCAGCAACGAACGTGTCCGCCGCCTGACCGACCACCGGATCAATCTAGATTCGCTGGCAAAGGGCTATATCCTCGATCGCGTTTGCGAAGTCGTTTCAAAGCACCTGTCGCCGGGGGATCGATTTTCGATCAACGTCGGCGGCGACCTGCGCACGATCGGCGCCGGAGCGACAAAAATCGTGATCACCGATCCGCGGCGGCCTAGCGAAAACGCAAAGCCACTTGTTGAGTTCACCGCCCACGGCGAGGTCGCGGTGGCGACCAGCGGTACCTATCGGCGATCGCTGCAAATCAGCGAACGCAAGGTCCCACATCTGTTTGATCCTCGATCCGCGCTGCCCGTCGGACATGCGATCAGCGCCAGCGTGATCGCTGCCGACGCGATCACTGCGGATGCTTTGGCCACCACGATCTCGGTCTTCCCCACGCATGAAGCGCTCCAGTGGATCGACGGGAAACCGGGCTGCGAATGTTTGATCGTCGATGGGGAAGGGAAGGTCCACCGTTCGGCAAACTGGCCCACGGCCGATCCTTCACCCGCTTCGCGATTGATCGCTGCCGCCGACGCCAAGCAGGCTGGGATCCATGTTTGGTTCAAGCTCGAACGTCCTTCGGGCAGCAGCTATCGACGTCCCTATTTGGCTGTCTGGCTGGAAGACTCCGATGGTTTCCCCGTCAAAACCGCGGTCCTGTGGTTGCAGACCGAACAACCGGGGCCGCGTTGGCATCGCGACCTGACGCGTTGGTATCGCAACGACCGGATGCGAAAGATCATCGAAAAGACCGACCTGATCGAAGCGATCTCCGGCGCGACGCGTGGGCCGGGAGAATACGAAGCTCATTTCGATGGGACCGACAACTCGGGAGAGCCTCTGCCAACAGGACGCTACACTTTGTGCCTGGAAGCGGCCCGAGAGAACGGGACATACAAGATCATCCGCCAACGCATCGACTGGGGAACCGACACTGTCGAAAAGACGCAATTGAAGGGAAACATCGAGATCCCTCAGGCGGCTTATCAGATCGTTCCCGCTGTTCAATAA
- a CDS encoding PepSY-associated TM helix domain-containing protein, whose translation MPPDPKPSRWLYRKSAAAFRWLHIYLSMLSFASLMFFALTGITLNHPTWLGGSVQNVIDQSGQLPTQLLAGEVDELEIAETLRAEHRLKGRVKEFETDDYECMLVFKSPGYAADVFIDRETGNYSLTVTSSNAVAIMNDLHKGRDSGPAWSLLIDGSAILMAIMSLSGFGLLFYLKKRRAAGVLTALAGTIAVLAVWILGVA comes from the coding sequence ATGCCTCCTGATCCAAAGCCAAGCCGTTGGCTGTATCGCAAATCGGCCGCCGCCTTCCGCTGGCTGCACATCTATCTTTCGATGTTGAGTTTTGCGTCGCTGATGTTTTTTGCACTGACCGGGATCACGCTAAATCATCCGACTTGGCTCGGCGGCAGCGTTCAAAACGTAATCGATCAATCGGGGCAGTTGCCGACGCAATTGTTGGCCGGCGAGGTCGATGAGCTGGAGATCGCCGAGACGCTGCGGGCCGAACATCGTCTGAAAGGACGGGTCAAAGAATTTGAGACCGACGACTACGAATGTATGCTCGTCTTCAAATCTCCCGGCTATGCGGCGGATGTTTTTATCGATCGCGAAACCGGCAACTACTCGCTGACCGTCACCTCCAGCAACGCCGTGGCGATCATGAACGATCTCCACAAGGGGCGCGACAGTGGCCCGGCTTGGAGCCTGTTGATCGACGGGTCGGCAATCCTGATGGCGATCATGTCGCTGTCCGGGTTTGGGCTGCTCTTCTATCTCAAAAAACGCCGCGCCGCCGGAGTCCTCACCGCCCTGGCGGGAACCATCGCCGTGTTGGCGGTCTGGATCCTCGGCGTCGCCTGA
- a CDS encoding dihydrodipicolinate synthase family protein, translating into MAQSNRITGILTPNIVPLDPRGNVDEQTLRGYVDWLIAHGVDGLYPNGSTGEFVRFTAAERREIARIVIDQAAGRVPVLVGAAEANVRETIEACDAYGEMGAQAVAIVAPYYFKLSDEGVYSYFREIADAVSVNVTLYNIPLFASEIDLATVRRLAEECPRVVGIKDSSGDLPHMMRMIAAIRPQRPEFSFLTGWDASLSAMLLMGADGGTNATSGVVPELTAAVYKACKAGDLSEAVRLQNELTPLFDTMIGTGEFPEGFRAGLRTRGWDMGRSRQPMTAAQYDKSAQTEAKVRGMMTSYTNGAVTSASATPESIDAIVRRVLSELKA; encoded by the coding sequence ATGGCCCAATCCAATCGCATCACCGGCATCCTGACCCCAAACATCGTCCCGCTGGACCCTCGCGGCAACGTCGATGAACAAACGTTGCGAGGCTACGTCGATTGGTTGATCGCTCATGGCGTCGATGGGTTGTATCCCAACGGAAGTACGGGGGAGTTCGTTCGCTTTACCGCAGCCGAACGCCGCGAGATCGCTCGAATCGTGATCGATCAGGCCGCCGGTCGCGTTCCCGTTTTGGTTGGTGCCGCCGAAGCGAACGTCCGCGAAACGATCGAGGCCTGCGACGCGTATGGCGAAATGGGTGCCCAAGCGGTTGCAATCGTCGCTCCTTATTATTTCAAGTTGAGCGACGAAGGCGTTTACAGTTATTTCCGTGAGATCGCCGACGCCGTTTCGGTCAACGTCACGCTCTACAACATTCCTCTGTTTGCGTCGGAGATCGATCTGGCAACGGTCCGCCGTCTGGCCGAAGAGTGCCCTCGCGTGGTCGGCATCAAAGACAGCTCGGGCGACCTGCCCCACATGATGCGGATGATCGCCGCGATTCGCCCGCAGCGACCGGAGTTCAGTTTCTTGACGGGCTGGGATGCTTCGTTGTCAGCGATGCTGTTGATGGGAGCCGATGGTGGCACCAACGCGACCAGCGGTGTCGTCCCCGAATTGACCGCCGCGGTCTACAAGGCTTGCAAAGCGGGCGACTTGAGCGAAGCGGTTCGCTTGCAAAACGAATTGACGCCGCTGTTCGATACGATGATCGGAACGGGCGAATTCCCCGAAGGCTTTCGCGCCGGCCTGCGAACTCGCGGCTGGGACATGGGCCGCAGTCGTCAACCGATGACCGCCGCACAATACGACAAGAGTGCGCAGACCGAAGCCAAAGTCCGAGGCATGATGACGTCATACACCAACGGCGCCGTAACCTCCGCCTCCGCGACTCCCGAAAGCATCGACGCCATCGTCCGCCGCGTCCTCAGCGAACTGAAAGCGTAG